From the genome of Polyangiaceae bacterium, one region includes:
- a CDS encoding putative DNA binding domain-containing protein → MALQIELQALATRESEQVEWKENVADIEDVVKTVVAFANDYSNLGGGYVVCGAMEARDEHGFQRMIRNGLSAARLKEVEGKVLALCRDMVDPPVVPIVEEVPADEPARRILVFIVPASPGAHQLRTAHGSKYWVRMSRNTVEARNGILRELFVRKRVLEPWDRRMNAAATTEDIDLLALREHLQRMKMWNEERSVDDYLSPEFQLSPFVPPLCGREPLTGMLRPRNFALLLFGREPTKFFPGAHSVFSIYPGVDRTEQYSEKVMISGGVVEQARKLIDLLNTEAYVAIDKADRTAPNLLKYPQRALQEAVVNAIVHRDYEVDHPTRVTAFSDRIEINSPGTLPSAVDRGKFVRGEASAVWRNQALAYFFNRLQLAQAEGQGIPTILRTMRDEGCPDPIFEVGQENILCILPAHPRHAKMRELKAIESGLLLGHFDEASRRAAALLEKDPLNTRAIELMCEASNLLGRPERVFDIIHAAGVQPEKLNISALLVLGETLASIRAPTEAQRALASQLLNAASTSKLQEAEIRKLVITLRKVKEFERALQVLDNHFTSNPALAMAPSLLELRGKVLIDLAKVCTDTARNDRASARIKRQAWDACRDYLDRADRELHRALEHGPSPVEREYIERDLEFLQNLRRTAQRPAHYRPGGRRH, encoded by the coding sequence ATGGCTCTCCAGATCGAACTGCAAGCGCTAGCCACTCGCGAAAGCGAACAGGTTGAATGGAAAGAAAACGTCGCCGACATTGAGGATGTCGTGAAGACGGTTGTCGCCTTCGCAAATGATTATTCGAACCTTGGCGGCGGATATGTCGTATGCGGAGCGATGGAAGCTCGTGACGAGCACGGGTTTCAGCGCATGATACGCAATGGTTTGTCTGCAGCACGATTAAAGGAGGTCGAAGGGAAAGTTTTGGCACTGTGCCGCGACATGGTTGATCCACCGGTGGTCCCGATCGTTGAAGAGGTTCCCGCCGATGAGCCTGCGCGCCGAATTTTGGTGTTCATCGTTCCTGCAAGTCCAGGCGCGCATCAATTGCGCACGGCGCATGGAAGCAAGTATTGGGTGCGAATGAGCCGTAATACGGTAGAAGCGCGAAATGGCATTCTACGGGAACTCTTTGTCCGCAAACGCGTACTCGAGCCATGGGATCGGCGAATGAATGCGGCAGCCACCACGGAGGACATCGATTTATTGGCATTGCGTGAACATCTGCAGCGAATGAAAATGTGGAACGAGGAACGTTCAGTAGACGACTATCTTTCTCCTGAATTTCAGTTGTCGCCATTCGTCCCCCCGCTATGCGGCCGTGAACCACTCACAGGCATGCTCCGCCCGCGAAACTTTGCGCTGCTTCTGTTCGGCAGAGAGCCGACGAAGTTTTTCCCTGGCGCGCACTCGGTGTTTTCTATTTATCCTGGAGTCGATCGCACCGAGCAATATTCTGAAAAAGTGATGATTTCCGGTGGTGTCGTCGAACAAGCCCGTAAACTCATCGACCTTTTGAATACCGAGGCATACGTGGCTATCGACAAGGCCGATCGAACAGCCCCAAACTTGCTAAAATACCCCCAACGTGCACTCCAGGAGGCGGTGGTCAATGCCATCGTGCACCGTGATTATGAGGTGGACCATCCGACACGTGTTACAGCATTCTCGGATCGCATCGAGATAAACTCGCCGGGAACGTTACCCTCCGCAGTGGACCGTGGCAAATTCGTCCGCGGTGAAGCGTCTGCTGTCTGGCGCAACCAAGCACTGGCCTACTTCTTCAATCGATTGCAGTTGGCTCAGGCCGAAGGTCAAGGGATTCCTACGATTTTGCGCACCATGCGGGACGAAGGGTGTCCCGACCCGATCTTCGAAGTCGGGCAAGAAAACATTCTCTGCATTTTGCCGGCGCACCCGCGGCATGCGAAAATGAGAGAGCTCAAAGCAATCGAGAGTGGCTTGCTACTTGGGCATTTCGACGAAGCCTCTCGTCGTGCCGCCGCGCTCCTCGAAAAAGACCCGCTCAATACACGCGCAATCGAGCTCATGTGCGAAGCGAGCAATTTATTGGGAAGGCCTGAACGTGTCTTCGACATCATTCACGCCGCAGGCGTTCAACCCGAAAAGCTGAACATCAGCGCGCTATTGGTGCTCGGAGAAACGCTTGCCTCCATTCGTGCGCCCACCGAGGCCCAGCGGGCACTTGCATCGCAGCTTTTGAACGCCGCATCGACCAGCAAGTTACAGGAAGCCGAAATTCGCAAATTGGTCATCACGCTGCGCAAAGTAAAAGAATTCGAACGCGCGCTACAGGTGCTGGACAATCATTTCACGTCCAACCCGGCGCTCGCCATGGCCCCATCGCTCCTCGAATTACGTGGAAAAGTATTGATCGATCTTGCGAAGGTGTGCACCGATACGGCACGGAATGATCGGGCAAGCGCCAGAATCAAGCGCCAAGCGTGGGATGCTTGCCGGGACTACCTAGACCGAGCAGATCGAGAACTTCACCGTGCACTCGAGCATGGGCCTTCCCCAGTTGAACGTGAATATATCGAACGGGATCTCGAGTTTTTGCAGAATCTGCGTCGAACCGCGCAGCGACCGGCTCATTATAGACCCGGCGGCCGCCGTCATTGA
- a CDS encoding error-prone DNA polymerase — translation MSRRPRQFAVIPGGTDGAPEPPPAFAELCARSSFSFLEGASHPEELVKRAHELGLSAIAIADRDGLYGVARAHTEAKKTGQPLIIGAELSLEAGPDKRADLRSNGSVVLLCQDHDGYSNLCRLLTKAHTDHEKGSAGIDVAEIASASNGLFAIVPLASRLHVADEIFGPLREAFAERAFLAAWRHLDRTDAARQDAVNLASARYGMDVVATARPLYHVAGRKPLADILACIRHKTTLDQAGPLLSPNAEAVLRTGASMKHLFRDYPDWIARSVEIAEECNFSLSQIRYHFPSEGLCLPDETPDDALRRLVLIGAKDRYPEGCPSAVMAQIEKELDLIKLLDVAPYFLSVHQIVSIARRRRILCQGRGSAANSAVCFVLGITAVDPARSSLLFERFLSPERREPPDIDVDFEHERREEVIQEIYEMYGRDRAAMVSEVICYRGKSALREVGKVFGLTTDQLDKLSGLSLYHEADASEKKLVELGFDPGDARLRNVVMLARALEGMPRHLSIHVGGFVLSAEPLHHVAPIEPARMVGRSVIPWDKDDIDDLGFFKVDILALGMLTAVRKTLAMVHERTNPDVPFDPIDALARIPAEDPAVYEAIGRADTVGVFQIESRAQMSMLPRMKPKKFYDLVIEVAIVRPGPIQGGMVHPYLRRRTGQEAPISPHPCLDAILARTLGVPLFQEQVMQIAMVGAGYTPGEADQLRRDMAAWKKHGRLERHRERLLRGFSQRGISARFSEQLFAQIQGFGEYGFPESHAASFALLVYASAYLKVHHPAAFCCALLNSQPMGFYSPSSLVQDAQRHGVEARPVCVTVSTWDHALEADGAIRLGMRLIKGFGAGPAHAIMQARDEAPFTGVADLVRRAGLHKNEVEALAEAGALEALVSNRREALWRARAPRVDGLFDALPIEPERDVGLPKLRPAEQLVLDYGRLGLSLQDHPIRHYRARLDLQGTLTAEATKTVEHGTRVRVAGMVIGRQRPATASGVTFFTLEDETGVVNVIVRKTLFDENYAVARYSKIMAVEGRLERQGPVIHVLAEKLERLDAPGKRGVGTKSRDFH, via the coding sequence ATGAGCCGCCGGCCTCGTCAATTTGCCGTCATACCGGGTGGAACCGATGGAGCACCTGAACCTCCGCCTGCGTTTGCCGAGCTTTGTGCGCGTTCGTCGTTTTCATTCCTCGAAGGCGCGTCTCATCCCGAAGAGCTCGTCAAGCGCGCGCACGAGCTTGGATTGTCGGCGATTGCCATTGCGGATCGGGATGGATTGTATGGAGTTGCTCGGGCGCACACGGAAGCCAAGAAGACGGGTCAGCCCTTGATCATTGGTGCGGAGTTGTCGCTCGAAGCAGGGCCGGACAAACGCGCCGATTTGCGATCCAATGGAAGTGTCGTGCTGCTTTGTCAAGATCACGATGGCTATTCGAATCTTTGTCGATTGCTCACGAAGGCGCACACCGATCACGAAAAGGGAAGTGCAGGTATCGACGTTGCCGAGATAGCGTCCGCATCCAACGGGCTTTTTGCCATCGTTCCATTGGCGTCGCGGCTTCATGTCGCCGATGAAATCTTTGGCCCGCTTCGCGAAGCATTTGCCGAACGTGCGTTTTTGGCGGCTTGGCGGCACCTCGATCGCACCGACGCGGCTCGTCAGGACGCCGTGAATTTGGCATCGGCGCGTTATGGAATGGACGTCGTCGCCACCGCTCGCCCCTTGTATCACGTCGCGGGGCGCAAACCATTGGCTGACATTCTTGCGTGCATTCGTCACAAAACCACGCTCGATCAAGCAGGCCCGCTATTATCGCCCAATGCCGAAGCCGTCTTGCGCACGGGCGCATCGATGAAACACCTCTTTCGCGATTATCCCGATTGGATCGCGCGATCCGTCGAAATTGCCGAAGAGTGCAATTTTTCACTGTCCCAAATTCGATATCACTTTCCCAGCGAGGGACTTTGTTTGCCGGACGAAACACCGGACGATGCCTTGCGAAGGCTCGTTTTGATAGGCGCCAAGGATCGTTATCCCGAAGGTTGTCCCAGCGCCGTCATGGCGCAAATCGAAAAAGAGCTCGACCTCATCAAATTGCTCGACGTGGCGCCCTACTTTCTGAGCGTCCACCAAATCGTCTCGATTGCTCGAAGAAGGCGCATCTTGTGTCAAGGCCGCGGAAGCGCAGCGAACAGCGCGGTATGCTTCGTTTTGGGCATCACCGCGGTCGATCCAGCCCGATCCAGTCTGCTTTTCGAGCGGTTTCTGTCACCCGAGCGTCGCGAGCCTCCGGACATCGACGTCGATTTCGAGCACGAGCGACGCGAAGAAGTCATTCAAGAGATTTATGAAATGTACGGTCGTGACCGAGCGGCCATGGTCTCCGAGGTCATTTGTTATCGCGGCAAAAGCGCTTTACGGGAAGTGGGCAAAGTATTTGGCTTGACGACGGATCAGCTCGATAAATTGAGTGGTTTGTCTTTGTATCACGAAGCGGATGCAAGCGAAAAGAAATTGGTGGAGCTTGGATTCGATCCCGGGGATGCTCGATTGCGCAACGTCGTCATGCTTGCGCGGGCGCTCGAAGGCATGCCGCGGCATTTGTCCATTCACGTGGGCGGTTTTGTCTTGTCGGCCGAACCATTGCATCACGTCGCGCCCATCGAACCCGCGCGAATGGTCGGGCGTTCGGTCATTCCGTGGGACAAAGACGACATTGATGATCTTGGTTTTTTCAAGGTCGACATTTTGGCATTGGGAATGCTCACGGCGGTGCGAAAAACGCTCGCCATGGTCCACGAGCGGACGAATCCGGACGTGCCCTTCGACCCCATCGATGCCTTGGCGCGCATTCCTGCCGAAGATCCCGCCGTCTACGAAGCGATTGGTCGAGCGGACACCGTCGGTGTGTTCCAAATTGAAAGTCGCGCGCAGATGTCGATGCTCCCGCGCATGAAGCCCAAAAAGTTTTACGATCTCGTCATTGAAGTGGCCATCGTGCGTCCTGGACCCATTCAAGGCGGCATGGTGCATCCGTATTTGCGTCGTCGCACGGGGCAGGAAGCGCCCATTTCGCCGCATCCTTGTTTGGATGCGATCCTCGCTCGCACCCTGGGCGTCCCGCTTTTTCAAGAGCAGGTCATGCAAATCGCGATGGTTGGCGCAGGATACACGCCGGGCGAAGCGGACCAACTGCGTCGAGACATGGCGGCGTGGAAGAAGCACGGGCGTCTCGAAAGGCATCGTGAAAGGCTTTTGCGCGGGTTTTCTCAGCGCGGCATATCGGCGCGGTTTTCCGAGCAGCTCTTTGCGCAGATTCAAGGGTTTGGTGAATATGGTTTCCCCGAATCACATGCTGCCAGTTTTGCCTTGCTCGTGTATGCATCCGCGTATCTCAAAGTGCATCATCCGGCCGCGTTTTGTTGTGCTCTCTTGAATTCGCAGCCCATGGGGTTTTACAGTCCGTCGTCGCTCGTGCAGGACGCGCAGCGCCACGGCGTGGAAGCTCGTCCGGTATGCGTCACCGTGAGCACGTGGGATCATGCGCTCGAAGCGGACGGCGCCATTCGATTGGGCATGCGACTCATCAAAGGCTTTGGCGCAGGACCGGCGCATGCCATCATGCAGGCGCGGGACGAGGCGCCCTTTACGGGCGTCGCGGACCTCGTGCGGCGAGCGGGCCTGCATAAAAACGAAGTGGAAGCATTGGCGGAAGCGGGAGCGCTCGAGGCGCTCGTGTCGAACAGGCGCGAAGCATTGTGGCGAGCGCGTGCGCCCCGCGTGGATGGGCTCTTCGATGCGCTTCCCATCGAGCCCGAGCGTGACGTGGGTTTGCCGAAATTGCGTCCGGCCGAGCAATTGGTGCTCGATTATGGGCGTCTGGGCTTATCGCTGCAGGATCATCCGATACGGCATTACCGTGCGCGCCTCGATTTGCAGGGAACGCTCACGGCCGAAGCGACGAAAACGGTGGAGCATGGCACGCGCGTGCGAGTGGCGGGCATGGTGATTGGTCGTCAGCGGCCGGCGACGGCCAGTGGCGTCACGTTTTTTACATTGGAAGACGAGACGGGTGTGGTGAACGTGATCGTGCGCAAGACGCTTTTCGACGAGAACTACGCCGTGGCGCGGTATTCGAAGATCATGGCCGTCGAGGGGCGACTCGAGCGGCAGGGGCCGGTGATTCACGTATTGGCGGAGAAGCTCGAGCGGCTGGATGCTCCCGGCAAGCGCGGGGTAGGGACGAAGTCGCGGGATTTTCATTGA
- a CDS encoding DNA polymerase Y family protein: MVSRRIAAVVLPQLGVELVRERVRVDGPLAVLFSYGLSDSHIEEGQTRDHATAIIDLVDETAWHYGVRPGQGVVEAQATLAGLQIHTVSIDEMFAALGRVAEVCLSLGTTAAIRLHPEQPGESERVKRQTVHDTVWLDITGAAHLFGGEQELLDELCERVAALGHRAQAAIASGPRIAQALARFALNPSLTTATSLTVQRRPHPTVIAKDAPNVLSTLPISVLPLDPDTTGFFLRLGIFNVGALGKLPRAELAPRLGFRAPEVLDLAAGYDPLPLVPYEPPRVLVEQTNFDDSITSVEPLLFVLRSMTSRLASRLEARGEACQALTLHIPLDKSIVRLRAPTGIDQDDPMLTLDIDMPAPLSNASDLHRALRTKLEKTALVAPAIGLRLEVSQIVEAHRIQIDLSRDKAVRPDALPTLLAELSADIGQDRVGVLEVAQAHRPEARSKFVPLVDHDPKKAQQPPPNDFDETAVPEPTRLFATPLPLGRITKGAVVAVEGRMYVVEHVRFAMRLDGVEWWTKDPASRDYGIAWFVAGPGTSSANSGKGGTQPARTLAWVYVDRATGEGYLQGYCE, from the coding sequence GTGGTCAGTCGAAGAATCGCAGCAGTCGTGCTCCCGCAGCTCGGCGTCGAGCTCGTGCGCGAACGCGTGCGTGTGGACGGCCCGCTTGCCGTGCTGTTTTCGTACGGTTTGTCTGACTCGCACATTGAAGAAGGACAAACCCGCGATCACGCCACCGCCATCATCGATCTCGTCGATGAAACCGCATGGCATTATGGAGTTCGTCCGGGCCAAGGCGTCGTCGAAGCTCAAGCAACCCTCGCGGGCCTTCAGATCCACACCGTTTCCATCGACGAAATGTTCGCCGCGCTCGGTCGAGTCGCCGAGGTTTGTCTCAGTCTCGGCACCACCGCCGCGATTCGTTTGCACCCTGAACAACCCGGAGAATCCGAACGCGTCAAACGGCAAACCGTGCACGACACCGTTTGGCTCGACATCACGGGTGCTGCGCATCTCTTCGGCGGCGAACAAGAACTCCTCGACGAACTGTGTGAACGCGTCGCGGCCCTCGGACATCGAGCGCAAGCTGCGATCGCCAGTGGCCCTCGCATCGCCCAAGCCCTCGCACGGTTTGCCCTCAACCCTTCGCTCACCACCGCTACGTCACTCACCGTGCAACGTCGCCCGCATCCCACGGTCATCGCCAAAGATGCACCCAACGTGCTCAGCACCTTGCCCATCTCGGTCCTCCCGCTCGATCCCGACACGACCGGGTTTTTCCTTCGTCTCGGCATCTTCAACGTCGGTGCCTTGGGCAAACTCCCGCGTGCCGAGCTTGCCCCGCGTCTCGGCTTCCGAGCGCCCGAAGTGCTGGATCTCGCCGCCGGTTACGACCCTTTGCCGCTCGTTCCGTATGAACCGCCGCGCGTCCTCGTCGAGCAAACCAATTTCGACGATAGCATCACCAGCGTCGAACCTCTGCTCTTCGTCCTGCGATCCATGACATCGCGCCTCGCGTCGCGTTTGGAAGCTCGCGGCGAAGCTTGCCAAGCCCTCACGCTTCACATTCCGCTCGACAAGTCCATCGTGCGTCTTCGCGCGCCAACTGGCATCGATCAAGACGACCCCATGCTCACGCTCGACATCGACATGCCCGCGCCGCTTTCGAATGCGAGCGACCTGCATCGAGCGCTACGGACCAAGCTCGAAAAAACAGCGCTCGTGGCCCCTGCGATCGGCCTGCGCTTGGAAGTGTCGCAAATCGTCGAGGCCCATCGCATCCAGATCGATCTCTCGCGCGACAAGGCCGTTCGTCCTGACGCACTTCCCACGCTCTTGGCCGAGCTCTCCGCCGACATTGGTCAAGATCGCGTCGGTGTCCTCGAAGTCGCCCAAGCCCATCGTCCCGAAGCGCGCTCCAAGTTCGTTCCTTTGGTCGATCACGACCCGAAAAAGGCGCAGCAACCTCCGCCAAACGACTTCGACGAAACCGCTGTCCCCGAGCCGACGCGTCTGTTTGCGACGCCCTTGCCGCTCGGCCGCATTACAAAAGGCGCCGTCGTGGCCGTCGAGGGGCGGATGTATGTCGTCGAACACGTCCGATTTGCCATGCGTCTCGATGGGGTCGAGTGGTGGACGAAGGATCCCGCGTCGCGCGATTATGGCATCGCGTGGTTCGTAGCGGGTCCTGGGACCAGCTCGGCGAATTCCGGAAAAGGCGGCACGCAACCTGCGCGAACGCTTGCGTGGGTGTATGTCGATCGCGCCACGGGTGAAGGGTATTTGCAAGGGTATTGTGAATGA